The following are encoded together in the Salinibacterium sp. UTAS2018 genome:
- a CDS encoding DUF1761 domain-containing protein, which produces MMTLNFLAIAVATVAGMLVGWAWFSPALLGKPWAARAGIELSAKTPGWAYLLALVATAITATVLALAAAIAHDQFGGSFLAVTLAVASIGWLGFTASRNAVEYLFEKKSPALFAIDMGHQLAVLIVMSVVIGLFGHTSQIG; this is translated from the coding sequence ATGATGACGCTGAACTTTCTGGCAATCGCGGTAGCGACGGTGGCAGGAATGCTCGTGGGATGGGCCTGGTTCTCACCAGCCCTTCTCGGTAAGCCGTGGGCGGCGCGAGCCGGAATAGAGCTGAGTGCGAAGACTCCCGGGTGGGCGTATCTGTTGGCGCTCGTGGCCACGGCCATAACGGCAACGGTGCTGGCGCTTGCGGCGGCGATCGCCCACGACCAGTTTGGCGGCTCGTTTCTGGCGGTCACGCTGGCGGTGGCATCCATTGGCTGGCTCGGGTTTACCGCATCGCGTAATGCTGTCGAGTATCTTTTTGAGAAGAAGTCCCCGGCGCTGTTTGCGATCGATATGGGTCATCAACTCGCAGTTCTCATCGTCATGTCCGTTGTCATCGGCCTCTTCGGCCACACGTCACAGATCGGTTAG
- a CDS encoding YdeI family protein: MASFADKPILEPTIAEWTAFLEDAPSPEGVRLKLRKKLSKAPGITWSEALDVALCFGWIDGQSLRLDNDYTLQAFTPRRKNSPWSQVNRDHVARLIADGTMRAGGLAEVERAEADGRWDAAYSQKNMTTPPDLQAALDANPASAEFHASLTRSVRFQICARLTGIKTPAVRAARIRDVVERGAVGEHHYAQPKPRP, from the coding sequence ATGGCCAGCTTTGCCGACAAGCCCATTCTTGAGCCCACAATTGCCGAATGGACTGCGTTTCTCGAAGACGCTCCGTCGCCCGAGGGAGTGCGCCTCAAGCTTCGAAAGAAGCTGTCGAAAGCGCCCGGGATCACCTGGAGCGAAGCCCTCGACGTTGCACTGTGCTTCGGATGGATCGATGGCCAATCACTGCGCCTCGACAACGACTACACACTGCAAGCGTTCACTCCGCGCCGCAAGAACAGCCCGTGGTCTCAAGTAAATCGCGACCATGTTGCGCGCCTCATCGCGGATGGCACGATGCGCGCCGGCGGCCTCGCCGAAGTGGAACGCGCCGAAGCGGACGGTCGCTGGGATGCCGCCTACAGCCAGAAGAATATGACGACTCCCCCAGACCTGCAGGCCGCGCTCGACGCGAACCCAGCGTCCGCCGAGTTTCACGCCAGCCTCACCCGAAGCGTGCGCTTTCAGATCTGCGCGCGGCTCACCGGCATCAAGACGCCGGCGGTGCGGGCAGCCCGCATCCGCGACGTGGTCGAGCGAGGCGCCGTGGGCGAGCACCACTACGCGCAGCCAAAGCCGCGGCCGTAG
- a CDS encoding RNA polymerase sigma factor, with protein MLALLTHRFGLDVADDAVQDALVEALNWAEVPDNPAAWLYTVARNRAVDRVRRDAAAARRLARSAPDLMAAAEHNNGDRDPGGNDEGVPDMIDDAHYSGDERLRLFLLCCHSALGRDTQVAWTLRLVGGLTTTDIAAAFLLPEQTLAQRIVRAKRKIRDAGIPLSIPEDLTLRVDALLTVLYLIFNEGYLSRGSTAGARIDLVEEAIRLTITARELLPGNPEVEGLLALELYARARHDTRFRGDELVLLEHQDRTRWDGELIEQANGLLDSALARLRPGPFQIQAVIARHHATARTAADTDWPAIASAYAVLLAMTGGSPVVALNRAVAVSMADGPDAGLRLLSGITGLENYHLYWATRAELSLRAGDADAAADAFARARELVTNAAEQQHLDRRIAQLRGQF; from the coding sequence GTGCTCGCTCTTCTCACGCACCGCTTTGGGCTCGACGTTGCGGACGATGCGGTGCAGGATGCGCTCGTCGAGGCGCTGAACTGGGCCGAGGTTCCTGACAACCCCGCCGCGTGGTTGTACACGGTCGCGCGCAATCGCGCTGTGGATCGGGTGAGGCGCGACGCTGCCGCCGCCCGACGGTTGGCGCGATCAGCCCCCGATCTGATGGCGGCCGCTGAGCACAACAATGGCGATCGCGACCCCGGCGGCAACGACGAGGGGGTGCCCGACATGATTGACGATGCTCACTACTCGGGCGACGAACGCCTTCGCTTGTTCTTGCTCTGTTGTCACTCGGCGCTGGGTCGAGACACCCAAGTGGCGTGGACGCTTCGGCTCGTCGGCGGCCTCACAACCACCGACATCGCCGCGGCGTTCTTGCTGCCCGAACAGACTCTCGCCCAAAGAATCGTGCGGGCCAAGCGCAAGATTCGCGACGCCGGCATCCCGCTGAGCATTCCCGAAGACCTCACGCTGCGAGTGGATGCGCTGCTCACGGTTCTCTACCTGATTTTCAACGAGGGTTACCTCTCGCGGGGCAGCACCGCTGGCGCGCGGATCGACCTCGTGGAAGAAGCGATTCGGCTCACGATCACCGCGCGCGAACTGCTCCCGGGCAACCCCGAAGTTGAAGGATTGCTGGCGCTGGAGCTCTACGCTCGCGCCCGCCACGACACTCGCTTTCGCGGGGACGAACTGGTTCTTCTCGAACATCAAGATCGCACCCGCTGGGATGGCGAGCTCATCGAGCAAGCCAACGGACTCCTGGATAGTGCGCTGGCACGGCTGCGGCCCGGGCCTTTCCAGATCCAAGCGGTTATTGCGCGTCACCACGCCACCGCGCGCACGGCCGCCGACACCGACTGGCCGGCCATCGCCTCCGCCTATGCGGTGCTGCTGGCAATGACGGGTGGCTCTCCCGTGGTTGCTCTCAATCGTGCCGTCGCGGTCTCAATGGCCGACGGCCCCGATGCTGGATTGCGATTGCTCAGCGGCATCACCGGCCTCGAGAACTATCACCTATATTGGGCCACTCGCGCCGAGCTGTCGCTGCGTGCTGGCGATGCGGATGCCGCGGCCGACGCCTTCGCCCGGGCGCGCGAATTGGTGACGAATGCCGCCGAGCAGCAGCATCTCGATCGGCGTATCGCGCAGCTGCGCGGACAGTTCTAG
- a CDS encoding HtaA domain-containing protein: protein MRRLNVCLLGPAALVVTAVAIALTPMTSNAAVPDAAGASLAHANIAPADATLAADSAVCDVSDAAITWGVKESLRSYISGTIAHGEWAVGDGATYETPNFGWAAGSGELDAGEGTIAFDGTLRFTGHDGILDTTLSGLEIVFDSTPTAVLIFDVSGTTQDGLPVDAVDVKFATIDVSAISVDDGTAVLDSAPVTLTDAGSAAFGTYPAGEEFDPITVSFSATPECMPEPRATYPVVARNLMVLASVIVIVGGVSVVFFVSRRRGTARTLEPTKDSSDS from the coding sequence ATGCGCCGCCTCAACGTCTGCTTGCTCGGCCCCGCCGCGCTCGTGGTCACCGCCGTCGCCATCGCACTGACGCCGATGACAAGCAACGCTGCGGTTCCGGATGCCGCGGGCGCGAGCCTTGCACACGCGAATATTGCACCCGCCGATGCCACCCTTGCCGCCGACTCCGCCGTGTGTGATGTGTCGGATGCCGCGATCACCTGGGGCGTCAAAGAGTCGCTTCGGTCGTACATCAGCGGCACGATTGCTCACGGCGAGTGGGCTGTCGGCGACGGCGCCACTTACGAAACCCCCAATTTCGGTTGGGCTGCAGGCTCGGGCGAGCTCGACGCGGGCGAAGGTACGATCGCGTTCGACGGAACGCTTCGCTTCACGGGGCACGACGGCATCCTTGACACCACGCTCAGTGGGCTAGAAATTGTCTTTGACAGCACCCCGACAGCAGTCCTTATCTTCGATGTTTCGGGGACCACTCAAGATGGTCTCCCCGTGGATGCGGTCGACGTGAAGTTCGCCACGATTGACGTCTCAGCGATCTCGGTCGACGACGGCACAGCGGTGCTCGACAGTGCTCCAGTGACGCTCACCGATGCCGGCTCCGCTGCTTTCGGAACCTACCCAGCGGGCGAAGAATTTGACCCGATTACTGTGAGCTTCAGCGCAACGCCCGAGTGCATGCCTGAACCGCGCGCGACCTACCCGGTTGTGGCCCGCAACCTCATGGTGTTGGCGTCCGTTATCGTAATTGTCGGTGGCGTCAGCGTGGTCTTCTTCGTCAGCCGTCGTCGCGGGACTGCTCGCACGCTCGAACCCACGAAGGACAGCAGCGACAGCTGA
- the msrB gene encoding peptide-methionine (R)-S-oxide reductase MsrB — MTYKVTKTEEQWRDELGIKYSVLREAGTDRPWSGALLDEKRAGTYRCGACSAELFKSDTKFDSGSGWPSFYEAINPDAVELREDRSLGMVRTEVVCATCGSHLGHLFDDAHQTPTGDRFCLNSSSLEFDEQD; from the coding sequence ATGACGTACAAGGTGACAAAGACCGAAGAGCAATGGCGCGATGAGCTCGGAATCAAGTACTCAGTGCTGCGCGAAGCCGGAACCGACCGTCCGTGGTCTGGCGCCCTTCTCGACGAGAAGCGTGCGGGCACCTACCGCTGTGGCGCCTGCAGCGCTGAGCTTTTCAAGAGCGACACCAAGTTCGATTCCGGTTCGGGATGGCCCAGCTTCTATGAAGCCATCAATCCGGATGCCGTCGAGCTTCGCGAAGACCGTTCTCTCGGAATGGTGCGCACCGAAGTTGTGTGTGCCACGTGTGGTTCACACCTCGGACATTTGTTCGACGACGCCCACCAGACTCCGACCGGTGACCGTTTCTGCTTGAACTCGAGTTCGTTGGAGTTCGACGAACAGGACTAA
- a CDS encoding GNAT family N-acetyltransferase encodes MTIDSVIAKSWGELTTSELYSIMKLRTDVFFVEQKVDETELDDRDQEDATRHYWIADDLGVAAYIRVLHNETAEYLDGHCVIGRVVVRDDRRGQGLAQVIMKRIVDDYNGQAMMLHAQDYIVPLYAKFGFESFGELYEEATIMHQSMYRPAQ; translated from the coding sequence GTGACTATTGATTCCGTGATCGCCAAGTCTTGGGGCGAATTAACAACATCCGAGCTCTACTCGATCATGAAACTGCGCACTGACGTATTTTTTGTTGAGCAAAAAGTCGACGAGACCGAACTTGATGACCGTGATCAAGAGGATGCCACCCGTCACTATTGGATCGCTGACGACCTCGGAGTCGCCGCCTACATCCGCGTCCTCCACAACGAAACCGCGGAATACCTCGATGGCCACTGCGTCATCGGTCGCGTTGTGGTGAGAGATGATCGCCGTGGCCAAGGTCTCGCGCAGGTCATCATGAAGCGCATCGTCGACGACTACAACGGCCAGGCCATGATGCTGCACGCCCAGGACTACATCGTGCCGCTCTACGCCAAATTCGGATTCGAATCCTTTGGCGAGCTATACGAAGAGGCCACCATCATGCATCAGTCGATGTACCGTCCCGCCCAGTAA
- a CDS encoding DMT family transporter, with translation MLPTTPRSRRRALAGIFAAIVAGGLVAAQSRINGELAVELHDSTLAALISFGSGLLILTLIVPFVPTARAGFRTLRTEVTSRRLPWWYLTGGAFGAFFVLTQGLAATALGVALFTVAVVASQTISSAVIDRVGIGSLQKRPVTVLRVAASALAVGAVIFSGLADLRLDGPFLLVFLPLSAGFGIGWQQAINGHVRHVTRSPLTATYVNFIVGTSVLAIAAISYGFASGWQHTFPTDPTLYIGGAIGVIFIVVAAVLVPITGVLFFALGSIAGQLIGALALEILLPTDSDGVAPTTVIGVVLTLIAVAIASLSSQRPPKTLLSN, from the coding sequence ATGCTCCCAACCACACCCCGAAGTCGGCGTCGTGCGCTCGCGGGAATCTTCGCCGCAATTGTCGCCGGCGGCCTCGTCGCAGCCCAAAGTCGCATTAACGGCGAGCTCGCTGTAGAGCTTCACGACTCCACTCTCGCCGCGCTAATTTCCTTCGGCTCAGGCCTACTTATTCTCACGCTCATCGTGCCATTCGTGCCCACCGCTCGGGCTGGTTTCCGTACACTCCGCACCGAAGTAACCAGCAGACGACTGCCCTGGTGGTACCTCACCGGGGGAGCGTTCGGCGCTTTCTTTGTCTTGACTCAGGGTCTCGCAGCCACCGCGCTGGGCGTCGCACTCTTCACCGTGGCGGTCGTCGCAAGTCAAACGATCAGCTCCGCCGTAATCGACCGCGTCGGAATCGGCAGCCTTCAGAAGCGACCGGTCACGGTCTTGCGGGTGGCGGCATCCGCCCTCGCAGTGGGGGCAGTAATTTTCTCGGGCCTGGCCGACTTGCGACTCGACGGGCCGTTCCTGCTCGTGTTTTTGCCGTTGTCAGCCGGATTCGGGATTGGCTGGCAGCAGGCCATCAACGGTCACGTGCGTCATGTGACGCGATCGCCACTCACGGCCACGTACGTCAACTTCATCGTCGGCACCTCGGTGTTGGCGATCGCAGCGATCTCCTACGGCTTTGCGAGTGGCTGGCAGCACACCTTCCCGACCGACCCCACGCTGTACATCGGCGGCGCGATTGGTGTGATCTTCATCGTGGTTGCAGCGGTGCTGGTGCCGATAACGGGTGTGCTGTTCTTTGCCCTCGGATCGATCGCCGGCCAACTCATCGGGGCGCTCGCGCTCGAAATTCTTTTGCCTACAGACAGCGATGGGGTGGCACCGACCACCGTAATCGGTGTGGTGCTCACCCTCATCGCTGTGGCGATCGCGTCACTCTCGAGTCAACGACCGCCTAAAACTCTGCTGTCGAATTAG
- a CDS encoding alcohol dehydrogenase catalytic domain-containing protein, protein MRATYIYGAGDVRVITAPDPKLIESTDAVVRITRACVCGSDLHPFHSMPADADARPIGHEFIGVVEELGKDVATLKVGDFVIAPFAYSDGTCEFCLEGLQTSCIHGGWWGSGDITGGQAEAVRVPYADGTLVKVPGTVDESQYAGLLSLSDVYATGWHAAYKARVAPGQTVTVIGDGAVGLLAVLSAKQMGAERIILMGRHKARTDLGLTFGATDVVAERGEEGIEKVRELTGGTGSHAVLEAVGFMPAYEQALGVVRAGGVISRVGVPQYEDAPVGRRSLFGKNVGLVGGVAPARAYIEQLLPGVLDGTVNPGLVFDQTVKLEQTPDGYTAMDERTALKVMVDPT, encoded by the coding sequence ATGCGAGCAACTTACATTTACGGCGCCGGCGATGTCCGCGTCATCACGGCCCCCGACCCGAAGCTCATCGAGAGCACTGACGCGGTCGTTCGCATCACCCGCGCGTGCGTGTGTGGCAGCGATCTGCACCCTTTCCATTCGATGCCGGCGGATGCGGATGCTCGCCCCATCGGTCACGAGTTCATCGGCGTGGTCGAAGAACTGGGTAAGGACGTTGCCACTCTCAAAGTCGGCGACTTCGTCATTGCCCCATTCGCGTACTCCGACGGAACGTGCGAGTTCTGCCTCGAAGGGCTCCAGACGTCGTGCATCCACGGTGGCTGGTGGGGCAGCGGCGACATCACTGGCGGCCAGGCCGAAGCCGTGCGCGTGCCCTACGCCGACGGAACCCTCGTGAAGGTTCCCGGCACCGTTGACGAGTCGCAGTATGCGGGTCTCCTCTCGCTCTCTGACGTGTACGCCACCGGCTGGCACGCCGCCTACAAGGCTCGCGTGGCACCCGGCCAGACCGTTACCGTGATCGGCGATGGCGCAGTCGGCCTGCTCGCCGTGCTCTCGGCCAAGCAGATGGGCGCCGAGCGCATCATCCTCATGGGGCGCCACAAGGCACGTACCGATCTGGGTCTCACCTTTGGTGCGACGGATGTTGTAGCCGAGCGAGGCGAAGAAGGTATCGAAAAAGTGCGCGAACTTACCGGCGGCACGGGAAGCCACGCCGTTCTCGAAGCGGTCGGCTTCATGCCCGCCTACGAGCAGGCCCTCGGCGTCGTACGCGCGGGCGGTGTCATCAGCCGTGTCGGCGTTCCCCAGTACGAGGATGCCCCGGTCGGACGTCGTAGCCTCTTCGGCAAGAACGTTGGCCTTGTCGGCGGGGTGGCCCCTGCTCGCGCCTACATCGAACAACTGCTGCCCGGAGTGCTCGACGGAACCGTGAACCCCGGCCTCGTCTTCGACCAGACCGTGAAGCTCGAGCAGACCCCTGACGGCTACACCGCGATGGATGAGCGCACCGCTCTGAAGGTGATGGTTGACCCGACGTAG
- a CDS encoding YciI family protein: protein MQYMILIHSEPMDGPNPGEPGFDEMMAPWMAYNQKLIDGGHYVAADQLLGVETATTIRRAYGAGDTIVDGPFAETKEHFGGFYIVEAKDLDEALALAAEVPLPAGSLEVRPVMPS, encoded by the coding sequence ATGCAGTACATGATCCTGATTCACTCAGAACCCATGGACGGACCGAACCCGGGAGAACCGGGCTTCGACGAGATGATGGCGCCGTGGATGGCCTACAACCAGAAGCTGATCGATGGCGGTCACTACGTGGCCGCTGACCAGTTGCTCGGTGTCGAAACGGCAACGACGATTCGGCGAGCGTATGGTGCGGGCGACACCATCGTCGATGGCCCGTTCGCTGAGACCAAAGAGCACTTCGGTGGCTTCTACATCGTGGAAGCCAAGGATTTGGATGAGGCGCTCGCGCTTGCCGCCGAGGTGCCGCTTCCGGCAGGTTCGCTCGAGGTTCGCCCGGTGATGCCCTCGTAG
- a CDS encoding helix-turn-helix domain-containing protein translates to MTASSLLRLSRRASGVTQGALAARSHISQPNVSSIESGKRNPTVETLERLLRQTGHRLIAVSASGVDATETAERIATATSRNSALRAFLDFSDSLARATDIDRILLSASEPATTTNHFWDAALAALVDHRLSVASSPKPAWINSPIRTLASPLSSHLGDYDLAPDIANVPEEFLRRNVLLERATLESV, encoded by the coding sequence ATGACCGCATCGTCCCTGCTCCGCTTGTCCCGCCGTGCAAGCGGTGTCACGCAGGGCGCGCTCGCTGCACGCTCACACATCAGCCAACCCAACGTTTCCTCAATCGAGAGCGGCAAGAGGAACCCCACCGTCGAAACCTTGGAACGCTTGCTCCGCCAGACCGGACACCGCCTCATTGCCGTCTCTGCCTCTGGCGTTGACGCAACAGAAACGGCCGAACGCATCGCCACAGCGACATCCCGCAACTCAGCACTTCGCGCATTCCTTGACTTCTCTGACAGTCTCGCGCGCGCAACCGACATCGACCGCATTCTTCTCAGCGCAAGCGAGCCCGCCACCACCACAAACCACTTCTGGGATGCCGCACTAGCCGCACTAGTCGATCACCGACTAAGCGTGGCCTCATCCCCCAAACCGGCATGGATCAATTCGCCAATACGCACCCTCGCATCCCCGCTGTCATCGCACTTGGGCGACTACGATCTCGCGCCGGATATCGCAAACGTTCCCGAAGAATTTCTGCGGAGAAATGTGTTGCTCGAGCGCGCGACGCTGGAGAGTGTCTAA
- a CDS encoding sulfatase: MTENAKRRPNIVMILTDDHASHAIGAYGSVVNQTPRIDEIAQLGWKLDNCFATNSLCSPSRASILTGTYSHINGVSTLVTPIDASQPTFVSQLKEAGYRTAIVGKWHMGDGGEADPQNFDYWDVLIEQGEYHDPKFLNPDGLRTVSGYATDIITDLSLKWVDELEGDDPWCVLIYHKAPHRPWEPDEKHAGMYSDPIPVPATFTDDYETRTSSARRAAMRIAENLNEDDLKQTPPEGLTYDELALWKYQRFMEDYLACVASVDDNVGRVTDWLKERGEFDDTLLMYSSDQGFFLGDHGWFDKRFMYEESLRMPFVLSYPAQLAAGKSYEGIVTNVDLAQTILDAAGVEHHPRMQGRSLWPDLIETPDVKPAEGMYYRYWENDDVFHRAPAHYGYRTDRYKLIFFYNDGLGVPGTGPFSYPSEWELYDLETDPDELNNVYGTPEYAEVEADMKVKMWKAQASFKDEPHPSQPKPVGV, encoded by the coding sequence ATGACTGAGAACGCTAAGCGCCGCCCCAATATTGTGATGATCCTCACTGATGATCACGCTTCGCACGCCATTGGCGCGTATGGGTCGGTAGTGAACCAGACTCCGCGCATCGACGAGATCGCGCAGCTGGGGTGGAAACTCGACAACTGCTTCGCGACCAACTCGCTGTGTTCGCCGAGTCGAGCATCCATTCTCACGGGGACATATAGTCACATCAATGGTGTCAGCACCCTAGTAACGCCGATCGATGCCAGTCAGCCAACGTTCGTGTCGCAGCTGAAAGAAGCGGGCTACCGCACGGCCATAGTCGGAAAATGGCATATGGGTGATGGCGGCGAAGCTGACCCGCAAAACTTCGACTACTGGGATGTGCTCATTGAGCAGGGCGAGTACCACGACCCGAAATTCTTGAACCCGGATGGGCTGCGCACGGTTTCCGGCTATGCCACCGACATCATCACTGATCTATCGCTCAAGTGGGTTGATGAGCTTGAGGGGGACGACCCCTGGTGTGTGCTGATTTATCACAAGGCACCGCACCGCCCGTGGGAGCCCGACGAGAAGCACGCCGGCATGTACTCCGACCCCATCCCGGTGCCCGCGACATTCACCGATGACTACGAGACGCGCACGTCGTCCGCTCGCCGGGCCGCGATGCGCATTGCCGAAAACCTCAACGAAGACGACCTCAAGCAGACGCCACCCGAAGGGCTCACCTATGATGAGCTCGCCCTGTGGAAGTACCAGCGCTTTATGGAGGACTACCTTGCCTGCGTCGCCTCGGTCGACGACAACGTTGGCCGTGTCACCGACTGGCTCAAAGAGCGCGGCGAGTTCGACGACACCCTTCTCATGTACAGCTCGGATCAGGGTTTCTTCTTGGGCGACCACGGTTGGTTCGACAAGCGCTTTATGTACGAAGAATCGTTACGGATGCCGTTCGTGCTCAGCTACCCCGCACAGCTTGCGGCCGGCAAGTCGTACGAGGGCATCGTGACCAACGTTGACCTCGCGCAGACTATCCTCGATGCGGCCGGCGTCGAGCACCACCCACGCATGCAGGGGCGTAGCCTCTGGCCCGACCTCATCGAAACCCCGGATGTCAAACCTGCCGAGGGCATGTACTACCGCTATTGGGAGAACGACGATGTCTTCCATCGCGCGCCCGCTCACTACGGCTACCGCACCGACCGCTACAAGCTGATCTTCTTCTACAACGACGGATTGGGTGTGCCCGGAACCGGGCCATTCTCGTACCCCTCCGAGTGGGAACTCTACGACCTCGAAACCGACCCCGACGAACTCAACAACGTCTACGGAACACCGGAATACGCTGAAGTCGAAGCCGACATGAAGGTCAAAATGTGGAAGGCGCAAGCCTCGTTCAAGGACGAACCGCACCCCAGTCAACCGAAGCCGGTTGGCGTCTAA
- a CDS encoding zinc-binding dehydrogenase gives MKAAFLYSAGDVRVETVADPVIQQKTDAIVRVVRACVCGSDLHPFHTRKAGPTAAPMGHEMVGIVEEIGSEVSTVKPGDFVVATFTYQDNTCVFCQEGFHTSCLHGGFYNKPEVGGFQAEYARVPQADGSLVAVPGVDEKSELLPSLLALSDVYLTGYHAAHMGRVGAGKTVTVIGDGTVGLSAVLASKKLGADRVILMGRHESRTDIGVEFGADEIVAERGEEGVARVRELTRGEGSHVVIEAVGHFPAYQQALGSVRVGGTISRVGVPQYSEAPIGWGSLFSRNITLTGGPAPVRAYLEPAIKDVLDGAITPGRVFDRVVSIDEVPQAYSAMDAREALKVMIAF, from the coding sequence ATGAAGGCAGCATTTCTCTACAGCGCGGGCGATGTCCGAGTCGAAACGGTTGCGGATCCCGTTATCCAACAGAAAACGGACGCCATCGTGCGGGTGGTCCGTGCCTGCGTCTGTGGGTCAGATTTGCACCCCTTCCACACCCGTAAGGCTGGCCCGACCGCTGCTCCGATGGGTCACGAAATGGTCGGGATAGTGGAGGAAATTGGCTCCGAGGTCTCCACGGTGAAACCAGGGGACTTCGTCGTCGCCACGTTTACCTACCAGGACAATACCTGCGTCTTTTGCCAAGAAGGTTTCCACACCTCCTGCCTCCACGGCGGTTTCTACAACAAACCTGAGGTCGGCGGCTTCCAAGCGGAATACGCACGGGTGCCACAGGCAGACGGCAGTCTCGTGGCTGTGCCGGGCGTCGACGAGAAGAGTGAACTGCTCCCGTCGCTCCTCGCCCTGTCCGATGTCTACCTCACGGGGTACCACGCCGCGCATATGGGGCGAGTCGGAGCAGGTAAGACGGTGACGGTGATCGGTGACGGCACCGTCGGGCTGTCTGCCGTCTTGGCGTCCAAGAAGCTCGGAGCCGATCGGGTCATCCTCATGGGGCGCCATGAGTCGCGCACTGATATCGGTGTCGAGTTTGGGGCCGACGAGATCGTGGCCGAGCGCGGAGAAGAAGGGGTAGCCCGGGTGCGCGAACTCACCCGCGGCGAGGGGAGCCACGTCGTCATCGAGGCGGTTGGCCACTTCCCGGCTTACCAGCAGGCCCTGGGGTCCGTCCGCGTGGGCGGCACGATCTCCCGGGTAGGCGTTCCGCAGTACTCCGAAGCGCCAATCGGATGGGGTTCGCTCTTCAGCCGCAACATTACGCTCACAGGGGGACCTGCCCCCGTGCGCGCCTATCTCGAACCGGCGATCAAGGATGTGCTCGATGGCGCGATCACTCCGGGCCGCGTCTTCGATCGCGTGGTGAGTATCGACGAGGTGCCGCAGGCTTACAGCGCCATGGATGCCCGCGAAGCGTTGAAGGTGATGATCGCCTTCTAA
- the dapC gene encoding succinyldiaminopimelate transaminase, which produces MPPTSLIPSSKDVQAELRRRAVAHPGGFADLATASPVDPTPQVFIDALAAAGGAPGYPLTIGVVELRDAMVDWFGRVRGVALTRGEVLPTIGSKELLGLLPFLLGLGAGDVVVRPELAYPAYDAGALAVGADVVAEDDPALWPETTKLIWLNSPRNPDGQTLTVEELRRAVARARELGAVIVGDECYAVLNEVDGQRIPSILDSRVVGDDKSNVLASYSVSKQSNMAGYRAGMVAGDEQLITQIAARRRDLGLIVPAPVQRVLSAVLSDDEHVAAQRALYTARLERLRSAVEAARFRIQGSESGLYLWATLGKSGVDTAMELAEIGVLVSPGKFYGASGEQFVRFAITVRDEYLDQAISSLRSWSR; this is translated from the coding sequence TTGCCTCCGACTTCCCTGATTCCTTCATCGAAGGATGTTCAGGCGGAGCTTCGTCGGCGCGCCGTCGCCCATCCGGGCGGGTTCGCAGACCTCGCGACCGCCTCTCCCGTTGACCCGACGCCGCAGGTCTTCATCGATGCGCTGGCAGCCGCGGGTGGCGCGCCGGGTTATCCGCTCACCATTGGAGTAGTCGAACTGCGCGACGCGATGGTGGATTGGTTCGGTCGCGTCCGCGGAGTCGCCCTTACTCGGGGCGAGGTGCTTCCCACGATCGGGTCTAAAGAGCTGTTAGGTTTGCTGCCATTCCTGCTCGGGCTGGGTGCAGGCGATGTCGTAGTACGCCCCGAGCTCGCCTATCCCGCCTACGACGCAGGGGCACTAGCTGTGGGGGCCGACGTCGTCGCTGAAGACGATCCCGCCCTGTGGCCCGAGACGACCAAGCTCATCTGGCTGAACTCCCCTCGCAATCCCGACGGCCAGACCCTGACCGTTGAGGAGCTGCGACGCGCTGTCGCGCGAGCTCGTGAACTCGGTGCGGTGATCGTCGGCGACGAATGCTACGCGGTGTTGAACGAGGTCGACGGGCAGCGGATACCGTCCATCCTCGACTCGAGGGTTGTTGGTGACGACAAGAGCAACGTCCTCGCCTCCTATTCGGTTAGCAAGCAGTCGAACATGGCTGGGTACCGTGCTGGCATGGTCGCCGGGGACGAGCAACTGATCACTCAAATCGCAGCACGACGCCGCGACCTGGGACTCATTGTGCCGGCGCCCGTGCAGCGAGTGCTCAGCGCAGTCCTCTCTGACGACGAGCATGTTGCCGCACAACGCGCTCTTTACACCGCCCGACTCGAGCGTCTTCGCTCTGCCGTGGAGGCTGCCAGATTCCGCATTCAGGGATCGGAAAGCGGCCTGTATTTGTGGGCCACGCTGGGCAAAAGCGGCGTGGATACAGCCATGGAGCTCGCCGAAATCGGCGTCCTCGTCTCCCCCGGCAAGTTCTACGGAGCGAGCGGCGAGCAATTCGTGAGGTTCGCGATAACGGTACGGGATGAGTACCTCGACCAGGCGATCAGCTCGCTACGGTCGTGGTCCCGCTAG